The Chloroherpetonaceae bacterium genome includes a window with the following:
- a CDS encoding GGDEF domain-containing protein yields MQVMQSDRDIIQERLTRLVQDCDELRKKALMSAEAIALLERHRADLLQLLDHHKHRKAAAEEDTRLLELQELRAELQLANEALQFLDKQKSELMRELENQKLVLEQQSREDGLTKLYNRRYLDSLLAQEFERSKRFNHPFTIAIVDIDHFKKINDNFSHQVGDEVIKTVAQIFKNNLRSMDLVGRYGGEEFVIGLLETSLMRAVLVAEKLRRAVEEFNWTIVQPNLRVTISVGLAENTKMPNHEKMISEADKKLYEAKRAGRNLVRY; encoded by the coding sequence ATGCAGGTAATGCAATCTGACCGTGATATCATTCAAGAGCGGCTGACCAGACTGGTTCAAGATTGCGATGAACTGCGCAAAAAGGCGCTAATGTCCGCTGAAGCGATTGCGCTGCTGGAGCGACATCGTGCAGATCTCCTGCAACTGCTCGATCATCACAAGCATCGTAAAGCCGCTGCGGAGGAAGATACTCGCCTACTGGAATTGCAAGAGCTGCGTGCAGAATTGCAACTGGCAAACGAAGCCTTGCAGTTCTTAGATAAGCAGAAAAGCGAGCTGATGCGCGAGCTGGAAAATCAAAAACTTGTGCTCGAGCAGCAAAGTCGCGAAGATGGACTGACCAAACTCTATAACCGTCGCTATCTGGACTCACTGCTGGCGCAAGAATTCGAGCGTAGCAAACGCTTCAATCATCCCTTCACGATTGCGATTGTGGACATTGACCACTTCAAGAAAATTAATGACAACTTCTCGCATCAAGTTGGTGACGAAGTCATCAAGACCGTAGCGCAAATTTTTAAGAATAATCTCCGCTCAATGGATTTGGTAGGGCGATATGGCGGAGAGGAGTTTGTGATTGGGCTGTTGGAGACATCTCTAATGCGAGCGGTGCTGGTGGCAGAAAAGTTGCGTCGCGCCGTTGAGGAATTTAACTGGACGATTGTGCAGCCCAATCTACGTGTAACGATTAGCGTAGGGTTAGCGGAGAACACCAAGATGCCCAACCACGAGAAAATGATCTCTGAGGCTGACAAAAAGCTCTATGAAGCGAAACGTGCAGGACGAAATCTGGTGCGCTACTAA
- a CDS encoding DUF192 domain-containing protein, giving the protein MRVQAIVLIICAGLILSCGQSRQKESSAEQTVTATKNTRAGKRKVRIDTAVVWVEVADRDELRQRGLMFRTELPEDEGMLFVFERPEIQSFWMRNTYIPLDIAFIDEKGRITDIYQMKPLDEEPRYESSVPVPFAIELNQGWFAKRGIKVGAQVSYD; this is encoded by the coding sequence ATGAGAGTGCAAGCAATTGTGCTAATTATCTGTGCAGGCTTGATATTAAGCTGCGGGCAGAGCCGTCAGAAGGAATCTTCTGCAGAGCAGACAGTAACGGCAACCAAAAACACCCGTGCAGGCAAGCGAAAAGTGAGAATTGACACCGCAGTAGTTTGGGTCGAAGTTGCCGACCGTGATGAGCTGCGTCAGCGTGGATTAATGTTTCGCACAGAGCTGCCCGAAGATGAAGGAATGCTCTTTGTCTTCGAGCGACCAGAAATTCAATCGTTCTGGATGCGCAATACCTACATTCCGCTTGACATTGCCTTCATTGACGAAAAGGGCAGAATTACCGACATCTACCAGATGAAGCCATTAGACGAGGAGCCAAGATATGAATCGTCGGTGCCCGTGCCCTTTGCGATTGAACTGAATCAAGGGTGGTTTGCAAAGCGCGGTATCAAAGTGGGGGCGCAGGTCTCTTACGACTAA
- the truA gene encoding tRNA pseudouridine(38-40) synthase TruA, with amino-acid sequence MRHLPNMRDAKLAQARNLKLILQYDGTPFAGWQRQPQNPHQVTVQGELERVLSQVLQEPIEVIGAGRTDTGVHARMQVANFFTTSKLSDDKIRYVLNRLLPKEISVQSARTVSPSFHARFSATARTYRYFLTTEKRALEHRYKAFYPYPTLDVERMQRCAEAILGRHDFSSFCKAGSIVQTKFCTVYAASWKKIGKVFQFEITANRFLHSMVRLLVGTMLQVGRGEYSYNDFQRIFAAHDVRQAGASAKPNGLFLWKIHYSAALKPQPFLSEENEE; translated from the coding sequence ATGCGACACTTGCCAAATATGCGTGATGCCAAGCTAGCGCAGGCGCGCAACCTCAAGCTCATTCTGCAGTATGATGGAACGCCTTTTGCGGGATGGCAGCGTCAGCCGCAAAATCCGCATCAAGTTACCGTGCAAGGTGAGTTAGAAAGGGTGTTGTCTCAGGTCCTGCAGGAGCCAATTGAAGTGATTGGAGCAGGGCGAACCGATACAGGCGTTCACGCCAGAATGCAAGTTGCTAACTTCTTTACAACCAGCAAGCTGAGTGATGACAAGATTCGCTATGTGCTCAATCGGCTATTACCAAAAGAAATTTCAGTGCAAAGTGCGCGCACGGTAAGCCCAAGTTTTCATGCACGCTTTTCCGCAACGGCGCGAACATATCGATACTTTCTAACCACAGAGAAACGCGCCTTAGAGCATCGCTACAAAGCATTTTATCCATATCCTACTCTGGATGTTGAGAGAATGCAGCGATGTGCAGAAGCAATTTTGGGGCGGCATGATTTCTCATCGTTCTGCAAAGCAGGGTCAATTGTTCAAACAAAGTTCTGCACTGTCTATGCGGCGTCGTGGAAAAAAATCGGAAAGGTATTTCAGTTTGAAATTACGGCGAATCGGTTTTTGCACAGTATGGTGCGATTGCTGGTAGGCACCATGCTGCAGGTCGGGCGAGGCGAGTATTCTTACAACGATTTTCAGCGTATTTTTGCGGCGCATGATGTGCGGCAAGCAGGGGCATCAGCAAAGCCGAATGGGCTGTTTCTTTGGAAAATTCACTACAGTGCAGCCCTGAAACCGCAACCATTCCTGAGCGAAGAGAATGAAGAGTAA
- a CDS encoding redoxin domain-containing protein, which yields MLKVGDEAPDFELDSTDGTKVRLSDFRGKQAVLLSFYPLDFTPVCTAQNCGYSQDYAQFEQLGVKVLPISVDSKFAHAAFREKYQLTHHLLSDIHRDATKKYDILYEPLNCSKRAYFLVGKDGKIKWMHIENELKDSRTNEELLAAVKAHLN from the coding sequence ATGCTAAAAGTTGGCGACGAAGCCCCTGATTTTGAGCTGGATAGCACCGACGGCACGAAGGTGAGACTCTCTGATTTCAGAGGCAAACAAGCCGTGCTGCTATCGTTCTACCCACTGGACTTTACGCCGGTCTGCACCGCTCAGAACTGCGGCTACTCTCAAGATTACGCACAGTTCGAGCAACTGGGCGTGAAGGTTTTGCCGATTAGTGTCGATTCCAAGTTTGCCCATGCAGCATTTCGCGAGAAATACCAGCTGACGCACCACCTGCTGTCTGATATTCATCGCGACGCCACTAAGAAATACGATATTCTCTACGAGCCGCTCAATTGCAGCAAGCGCGCTTATTTTCTGGTTGGCAAAGATGGCAAAATCAAGTGGATGCACATTGAAAATGAGCTCAAGGATAGCCGCACTAATGAAGAATTGCTCGCAGCTGTCAAGGCGCATCTGAACTAA
- a CDS encoding YfhO family protein, which produces MAKSTAQATKKTQKSESAIPPLAEEKALIPKPYQDLVALLTLAVLLVVFFWDALFSGKVFLVPDNTASLSLQPFLQEAKEQGVFPQWIPYIFSGMPCYGSLFASGERTFDFLNTAWSYLLGLITAPSKNDLSDWVIVYFFIYGAGIYTLLRIKQAPVLAALTGAIGGTFATLSLVWIPVGHNTKMVAISMLPFTLVFLERLRDESDWRKNIFNLAALAFALNLQVRSTHVQMVYYSYLAIGIYFLFELISTLVRKAPVQAWLRSVAGFVIAMLIGVSMSADTYLSVAEYTPHSIRGSASVTEIAPDLALPGSPEEKKKPAGTGLDYDYATNWSFGVSEVITFFIPSYYGYGNYTYWGPQPFTACPQFFGAVIIALAILGLVYYRRDHFVQALAVIGTLSLFISFGKYLPILFDPLFYYFPFFNKFRAPSMILILLQTAACILAGYGIKALYEMRQAQPELPIKIFRYSTFGVVGLLFLAIVGFSGCRSQYIKEYASSPKGQMLIKQNPLIPGVVERMAAEYRLFENTQTDLVLSLLFVSAVFGSGYFFVRRRLPVAVFVPLVAAVTTLDLWRASSPLLKELKEPQEQKAFFAKPDFIEFLEQDKSKFRINPHDFDKEANWLAYFKMETVGGYQGAKLRLYQDLIETVGMGSTETPFFFINSVMMDLLNIKYIVSSTPYSVVEFKPVFNGSAFVLQRENPTPRMWFVKEVAQDSAVNILRHIVARDFNAREKAFIEKAVPLYEPADSTAKVEIVQYRLQDITLRTNTTGTHFLFLSEIYYPAWKCYIDGVETEIYKTNYAFRGIFVPKGQHEIRLVYESRAFEIGKVLSVGANVVLAVMFVVSAVIAWQARRTRAAETTVNGSSTVNVK; this is translated from the coding sequence ATGGCGAAATCAACCGCTCAGGCAACGAAAAAAACACAAAAATCCGAATCGGCAATTCCGCCACTTGCCGAAGAAAAAGCTTTAATCCCGAAACCATACCAAGATTTGGTAGCACTGCTCACGCTGGCAGTGTTGCTTGTGGTTTTTTTCTGGGACGCACTCTTTAGCGGTAAAGTCTTTCTTGTGCCCGACAATACGGCTTCGCTGAGTTTACAACCTTTTCTGCAAGAGGCGAAGGAACAAGGCGTTTTTCCACAGTGGATTCCTTACATCTTCAGCGGCATGCCTTGCTATGGCTCGCTTTTTGCTAGCGGCGAGCGCACTTTTGATTTCCTCAACACAGCGTGGTCTTATCTACTTGGTCTTATCACAGCGCCCTCCAAAAACGACCTATCAGACTGGGTAATTGTTTATTTCTTCATTTACGGTGCAGGCATCTATACGCTGCTCCGCATCAAGCAAGCACCTGTGTTAGCTGCCCTGACAGGCGCAATTGGGGGCACTTTTGCCACGCTCTCACTTGTCTGGATTCCTGTCGGGCACAATACCAAGATGGTTGCAATTTCTATGCTGCCTTTTACACTGGTCTTCTTAGAGCGACTGCGTGATGAAAGCGACTGGCGAAAAAATATCTTCAACTTAGCCGCTCTTGCATTTGCGCTGAATCTGCAAGTTCGCTCCACCCACGTGCAGATGGTCTATTACTCCTACCTTGCCATCGGTATCTATTTTCTCTTTGAGCTTATTTCTACGCTTGTTCGCAAAGCCCCTGTGCAAGCATGGCTGCGCAGCGTTGCGGGCTTCGTAATTGCCATGCTAATAGGGGTATCTATGTCCGCTGATACCTATCTTTCCGTTGCAGAATACACGCCGCACTCCATTCGTGGCTCTGCTAGCGTAACAGAGATTGCACCTGACCTTGCGCTGCCTGGCTCACCCGAAGAGAAGAAAAAGCCAGCTGGTACTGGCCTAGATTATGATTATGCAACCAATTGGTCATTCGGCGTTAGTGAAGTCATCACCTTCTTTATTCCGTCTTACTACGGCTACGGCAACTATACCTATTGGGGGCCGCAGCCTTTCACAGCTTGTCCACAATTCTTCGGTGCGGTCATCATTGCACTAGCCATTTTGGGGCTTGTCTATTACCGACGCGACCACTTTGTGCAGGCCCTTGCTGTGATTGGCACGCTTTCGCTTTTTATCTCTTTCGGCAAATACCTCCCAATTCTTTTCGACCCGCTTTTTTATTACTTCCCGTTCTTCAACAAATTCCGCGCTCCTTCGATGATTCTCATTTTGCTGCAAACCGCAGCGTGTATTCTGGCTGGTTATGGCATCAAAGCGCTTTACGAGATGCGCCAAGCGCAGCCTGAGCTACCCATCAAGATTTTCCGATACAGCACCTTTGGAGTTGTCGGCTTACTTTTTTTAGCGATTGTGGGCTTTTCAGGCTGCCGCAGTCAATATATCAAGGAGTATGCGTCTAGTCCCAAAGGACAAATGCTTATTAAGCAAAATCCGCTCATTCCGGGCGTGGTTGAGCGTATGGCTGCCGAGTATCGCTTGTTTGAAAATACGCAGACTGACCTTGTGCTGTCGCTGCTCTTCGTAAGCGCAGTGTTTGGCAGTGGATACTTTTTTGTGCGCCGTCGGTTGCCTGTGGCAGTCTTTGTGCCGCTGGTCGCTGCCGTCACGACGCTCGATCTTTGGCGTGCCAGCAGCCCTTTACTGAAAGAGCTTAAGGAGCCACAAGAGCAAAAAGCCTTCTTCGCCAAACCTGACTTCATTGAGTTTTTGGAGCAAGACAAAAGTAAGTTCCGCATCAACCCGCACGATTTTGATAAAGAAGCCAACTGGCTGGCTTACTTCAAGATGGAAACCGTAGGCGGCTACCAAGGCGCAAAACTTCGTCTCTACCAAGACTTGATTGAAACCGTTGGCATGGGCTCGACAGAGACACCTTTCTTCTTTATCAACTCCGTAATGATGGACCTGCTGAATATCAAGTATATTGTCTCCAGCACGCCCTACTCGGTGGTAGAGTTTAAGCCTGTTTTCAACGGCAGTGCCTTCGTGTTGCAGCGCGAAAACCCAACGCCACGAATGTGGTTTGTAAAAGAGGTCGCACAAGACTCCGCCGTAAATATCTTGCGCCACATTGTAGCACGCGACTTTAATGCCCGTGAGAAAGCTTTTATTGAGAAAGCTGTGCCCTTATATGAGCCAGCCGACAGCACGGCAAAGGTTGAAATTGTGCAATATCGCTTGCAAGACATTACTCTTAGAACAAACACCACTGGAACGCATTTTCTCTTTCTTAGCGAAATCTACTATCCTGCTTGGAAGTGCTACATTGATGGCGTAGAAACGGAGATTTACAAAACAAACTATGCATTTAGAGGCATCTTCGTGCCGAAAGGTCAGCACGAAATTCGTTTGGTGTATGAGTCGCGTGCGTTTGAGATAGGCAAAGTGCTCTCAGTTGGGGCAAATGTGGTGCTGGCAGTGATGTTCGTCGTGTCAGCCGTCATCGCATGGCAAGCTCGACGCACTCGAGCTGCAGAGACAACTGTAAATGGCTCCTCTACAGTTAATGTCAAGTGA
- a CDS encoding (2Fe-2S) ferredoxin domain-containing protein, producing MLYPAMPYLVYVCTNLRPEGSPKPSCVQRGATALLERLNAELVAQGLDSTVEVQTATCLGACENGCTMLVHTDNTWYGHLMPDDIPEIVESHFKNDKPVTRCFIKHLMLRRLTGS from the coding sequence ATGCTCTATCCAGCCATGCCTTACTTGGTATATGTTTGCACCAACTTGCGTCCAGAGGGTAGCCCCAAGCCCAGTTGCGTTCAGCGCGGCGCCACGGCTCTTTTAGAGCGTCTGAACGCTGAACTCGTCGCTCAAGGTTTAGATAGCACAGTTGAAGTGCAGACTGCCACTTGCCTAGGCGCTTGCGAAAATGGGTGCACAATGCTGGTGCATACTGACAACACATGGTATGGACACCTAATGCCCGACGACATTCCTGAAATTGTCGAGAGCCACTTCAAAAATGATAAGCCAGTTACGCGCTGCTTCATTAAGCACCTGATGCTACGGCGACTGACGGGTAGCTAA
- a CDS encoding TIGR04282 family arsenosugar biosynthesis glycosyltransferase, with protein MEQSALIVFFKWAKSGGVKTRLTPPLSPKEAAKLYQAFVCDTFAKVRKLKQVSVFGFVAGKVGNGGELETLLQRMSIPLIEQVGRDLGERMRNAFLWVFEQGFSQAVIVGTDSPDLPLERIHTAFDTLTQSVPAVCLCPAEDGGYVLLGMNRYFPEVFENVPYSSNETYRATLRQVCQLSVQLFVFPRWYDVDTSSDLWRLAAHLDAKELPHTAAVLRELSLEKLAKHTEDPVCIAKSTNSRAWQSVSPSPQREGTA; from the coding sequence GTGGAGCAATCTGCCCTGATTGTCTTTTTCAAGTGGGCGAAAAGCGGTGGGGTAAAGACGCGCCTAACCCCACCACTCTCACCGAAAGAAGCCGCAAAACTATACCAAGCGTTTGTCTGCGACACATTTGCCAAAGTAAGAAAGTTGAAGCAAGTCTCCGTCTTCGGCTTTGTAGCAGGCAAAGTGGGGAACGGAGGAGAGCTGGAAACTCTGTTACAGAGAATGTCTATTCCGCTCATTGAGCAGGTCGGAAGGGATTTAGGTGAGCGAATGCGGAATGCATTTCTATGGGTCTTTGAGCAAGGCTTCTCGCAGGCGGTGATTGTGGGCACTGACTCACCTGATTTGCCACTCGAGCGGATACACACAGCCTTCGATACACTCACGCAGTCAGTGCCGGCTGTTTGCCTTTGCCCTGCAGAGGACGGCGGCTATGTGCTGCTGGGTATGAATCGCTATTTCCCTGAGGTCTTTGAGAATGTGCCGTATAGCTCAAACGAAACTTATCGAGCGACGCTAAGGCAAGTCTGCCAATTGTCGGTGCAGCTTTTTGTGTTCCCGCGTTGGTATGATGTCGACACATCAAGCGATTTATGGCGGCTGGCAGCGCACTTGGACGCCAAAGAGCTACCTCACACTGCAGCCGTGCTCCGTGAGCTATCGCTGGAAAAATTAGCAAAGCACACTGAAGACCCAGTGTGCATAGCAAAAAGCACAAACAGCAGAGCGTGGCAAAGCGTAAGCCCATCTCCACAGCGAGAGGGAACCGCATAG